In a single window of the Drosophila albomicans strain 15112-1751.03 chromosome 3, ASM965048v2, whole genome shotgun sequence genome:
- the LOC117572773 gene encoding latrophilin Cirl, whose amino-acid sequence MFPKSLTVLNSRCAHKQSCSVLAATSMFGDPCPGTHKYLEAHYQCISAAQTSTTTNRPSPPPWVLNNGPPIFGNGSGLIQPPAPPPRLPTLPGVVGIHGINAMQPTHATPSSSTAALPGGRLKGVTSTTTKHPGGRHDGLPPPPQLHHHHHHTEETTPTKPSSSGSSSNVTAPSNTRILTGVGGSGTDDGTLLTTKSSPNRTPGTAASATNGSLNLGAGGSGSVVRTINNINLNAAGIAGTDDESKLFCGPTHARNLFWNITRVGDVNVQPCPGGAAGIAKWRCVLMKRLPDAGYDEYDDDVPVVSSTTSLPPNAGVDCVQNSSNCDPPVSMAHKVNQNQRLRNFEPTWHPMTPDLTQCRSLWLNSLEMRVNQRDSSLISIANDLSEVTSSKTLYGGDMLVTTKIIQTMSEKMFHDKETFPDQRQREAIIMELLHGVVKTGSNLLDESQLSSWLDLNQEDQMRVATSLLTGLEYNAFLLADTIIRERNVVQKVKNILLSVRVLETKTIQGNVVFPDSDQWPLSSDRIELPRTALIENSEGGLVRIVFAAFDRLESILKPSYDHFDLKSARSYVRNTAILSNDSDAAGGEMQQRIRILNSKVISASLGKGRHIQLSQPITLVLKHLKTENVSNPTCVFWNYIDHAWSANGCSLESTNRTHSVCSCNHLTNFAILMDVVDEHQHSLFTMFDGNMRIFIYISVAICVIFIIIALLTLKLFNGVFVKSARTSIYSSIYICLLAIELLFLLGIEQTETSIFCGFITVFLHCAILSGTAWFCYEAFHSYSTLTSDELLLEVDQTPKVNCYYLLSYGLSLSVVAISLVINPSTYTQNDYCVLMEANALFYATFVAPILLFFVAAISYTFLSWIIMRRKSRTALKTKEHTRLANVRFDIRCSFVFLLLLSAVWVCAYFYLRGAKLDEDVAGIYGYCFVCFNTLLGLYIFVFHCIQNEKIRREYRKYVRQHAWLPKCLRCSKTSISSGIVTGNGGPGIGGTAANSAGTLSKSKSKLPLGTSDEGRDEQEQQQQHELPATEDAIIMGASSDCELNEAQQRRTLKSGLLTGSLQPAPVGSVVLERGTLRSAGIASVGHASPTSSAGSTHLIFAHKQQQQQMQQQPGEAYYHQPDYYSWKQAPQSQREYYNNASGTMGTGVGGGVGGASPQQAHEVFYWTQKHNNQHGKKKRGGGGAVPASPSGSLHSRATAASQVLLYPSYKKTSGMKQTPPGQQAYPHYAEALDPPNAAYYQQQLQQQQQLRQQRQQQQQQLSSDEEQAEQHAHLLHLQHQQRRAGGQQLPAPPPHMAQYQQELMAQQQRQQQQQQQQYRNKHSNCDLSQQNMGLGMTMGMGMGDAYYNQGGDGGPVYEEILSNRNSDAQHYEVGDFDVDEVYNNSVGTGVFNNMRAAVVAGGSRYGGSLSGGSVSSRNKQQQHQHQQHLQQQQQKQPARRCAADDDDDDDDDEYDDEVTAADQLHDSVCDDEDNESDLDDDTHGLPPQSDERMRRLMALQDEDFKRRFQRQQRKNGMPIDYGASSQSAAAAHQEHNNAVFGVSGGVGEGSMRGAYRQQQQQQLNAKSPSARLAVNELFGHGNAGPPLPPANQQTPAQKRQQLQKLSPQSTTSSSSHTSHSNPQHAPPAHHLQSQHHPHHQQQPARHLSAMLDENNTVRCYLEPLAK is encoded by the exons atgtttccaaagagtctCACCGTGCTGAATTCTAG ATGTGCTCATAAGCAGAGCTGTAGTGTTCTGGCGGCCACCAGCATGTTCGGTGATCCCTGTCCAGGCACACACAAGTACTTAGAGGCGCATTATCAATGCATCTCGGCGGCGCAGACATCCACGACCACCAATCGGCCCAGTCCACCGCCCTGGGTCCTCAACAATGGGCCACCCATCTTCGGCAATGGCAGCGGTCTCATACAGCCACCAGCACCGCCCCCGCGTCTGCCCACACTGCCGGGCGTTGTGGGCATTCATGGCATCAATGCCATGCAGCCCACGCATGCCACGCCTAGCAGCAGTACAGCTGCGCTGCCTGGCGGACGGCTGAAGGGAGTTACGAGCACCACAACCAAGCATCCTGGTGGTCGGCACGATGGATTGCCGCCACCACCACAgttgcatcatcatcatcaccacaCGGAGGAGACAACACCCACCAagcccagcagcagcggcagctcgAGCAATGTCACGGCTCCGTCGAACACACGCATACTCACCGGCGTTGGTGGCTCAGGCACCGATGATGGCACGCTTTTGACTACCAAGAGTTCGCCCAATCGCACTCCAGGCACAGCAGCCAGTGCGACGAATGGCAGCCTCAATTTGGGTGccggtggcagtggcagcgtTGTGCGCAccataaataacattaatcTGAATGCAGCCGGCATAGCGGGCACCGACGACGAGTCCAAGTTGTTCTGTGGTCCAACGCATGCGCGAAATCTTTTCTGGAACATCACGAGAGTGGGTGATGTTAATGTGCAGCCTTGTCCTGGGGGTGCTGCTGGCATTGCCAAATGGCGCTGTGTGCTAATGAAGCGACTGCCCGATGCGGGCTACGATGAGTATGATGACGATGTGCCTGTTGTTAGCAGCACAACCTCCTTGCCCCCGAATGCTGGTGTCGATTGCGTgcagaacagcagcaattgtGATCCACCTGTGAGCATGGCGCACAAGGTGAATCAGAATCAACGACTGCGTAACTTTGAACCCACATGGCATCCCATGACACCGGATTTGACGCAATGCCGCAGTCTCTGGCTAAACAGCCTAGAGATGCGTGTCAATCAACGTGACTCCTCGTTGATTTCCATTGCCAATGATCTGTCGGAGGTAACCAGCAGTAAGACGTTGTATGGCGGCGATATGCTGGTCACCACAAAGATCATTCAAACCATGTCGGAGAAGATGTTCCACGACAAGGAAACATTCCCAGATCAGCGACAACGCGAGGCAATCATCATGGAGTTGCTGCACGGCGTTGTTAAAACTGGCTCCAATTTACTAGACGAATCACAGCTCTCTTCGTGGCTGGATCTCAATCAAGAGGATCAAATGCGCGTCGCTACCTCGTTACTAACTGGACTCGAATACAACGCTTTCCTCTTAGCCGACACGATCATTCGTGAGCGCAATGTGGTGCAGAAggtcaagaatatat TACTCTCTGTGCGCGTCTTGGAAACAAAAACGATACAAGGCAACGTAGTTTTTCCGGACTCTGATCAGTGGCCTCTCAGCTCGGATCGCATTGAGTTGCCGCGCACTGCGCTCATCGAGAACAGCGAAGGCGGTTTAGTGCGCATTGTATTTGCTGCCTTCGATAGACTTGAATCAATATTAAAACCCAGTTATGATCACTTTGACTTGAAGAGTGCACGCAGCTATG TGCGCAACACAGCTATTTTGTCGAATGACAGCGATGCAGCTGGTGGCGAAATGCAGCAGCGCATTCGCATACTCAACAGCAAGGTAATCTCTGCCAGTCTGGGCAAAGGTCGTCACATTCAATTGTCGCAACCCATCACACTTGTGCTAAAGCACTTGAAAACCGAGAATGTTAGCAATCCCACCTGCGTATTTTGGAACTACATTGACCA TGCTTGGTCTGCCAATGGTTGCAGCCTGGAGTCGACGAATCGCACGCACAGCGTCTGCAGTTGCAATCATTTGACCAATTTTGCCATCCTTATGGACGTGGTCGATGAGCATCAGCATTCGCTTTTTACTATGTTTGATGGCAACATGCGCATTTTTATCTACATCAGCGTGGCAATTTGTGTGATTTTCATCATCATTGCGCTGCTCACACTAAAGCTCTTCAATGGCGTCTTCGTTAAG TCTGCACGCACCTCGATTTATAGTAGCATTTACATTTGCCTGCTGGCCATTGAGCTGCTCTTTCTGCTGGGAATCGAACAGACCGAAACAAGCATATTTTGTGGGTTCATTACCGTCTTTCTCCACTGTGCCATTCTCTCTGGCACCGCCTGGTTCTGCTATGAAG CTTTCCACTCGTACTCGACCCTCACATCGGATGAGCTGTTACTGGAGGTGGATCAGACGCCAAAAGTGAACTGCTATTATCTATTGTCCTACGGCCTCTCACTCAGCGTGGTGGCAATTTCGTTGGTCATCAATCCCAGCACGTATACGCAAAACGATTACTGTGTCCTCATGGAAGCCAACGCTCTGTTTTATGCCACGTTTGTGGCGCCCATTTTACTCTTCTTTGTG GCGGCTATAAGTTATACCTTCTTATCGTGGATCATCATGCGCCGCAAGAGTCGCACTGCTCTCAAGACCAAGGAGCACACACGGTTAGCCAATGTTCG CTTTGACATACGTTGCTCCTTTgtgttcctgctgctgctgagtgcCGTCTGGGTCTGTGCCTATTTCTATTTGCGAGGCGCCAAACTCGACGAGGATGTGGCCGGTATCTATGGCTACTGCTTCGTGTGCTTCAACACGCTGCTGGGTCTCTACATCTTTGTGTTCCATTGCATACAGAACGAGAAGATACGTCGCGAATACCGCAAGTATGTGCGACAGCATGCCTGGCTGCCCAAGTGCTTGCGCTGCTCCAAGACTTCGATTTCATCGGGCATCGTGACAGGCAATGGTGGTCCTGGTATTGGCGGCACTGCTGCCAACTCCGCTGGTACGCTTTCCAAGTCGAAATCCAAGCTGCCTCTGGGCACAAGTGATGAGGGTCGCGAcgaacaagagcagcagcaacaacacgaatTGCCAGCCACCGAAGATGCCATCATCATGGGCGCCAGCTCTGACTGTGAATTGAATGAGGCGCAGCAACGTCGAACGCTCAAAAGCGGACTCTTAACGGGCAGCTTGCAACCAGCTCCCGTTGGTTCTGTTGTTCTTGAGAGGGGAACTCTTCGCTCGGCTGGCATTGCCAGTGTTGGTCATGCCTCACCCACCAGCTCGGCTGGCTCCACGCATCTCATCTTTGCacataagcaacaacaacagcagatgcaacaacaaccaggCGAAGCATACTATCATCAACCGGATTATTATAGCTGGAAACAGGCGCCACAGTCGCAGCGGGAATACTACAACAATGCTAGCGGCACAATGGGTACAGGCGTCGGTGGAGGAGTCGGAGGCGCATCACCGCAGCAAGCGCATGAGGTATTCTATTGGACACAAAAGCACAACAATCAGCATGGCAAGAAGAAACGTGGTGGAGGTGGCGCCGTGCCCGCTTCACCCAGTGGATCGTTGCATAGCCGCGCTACAGCCGCGTCGCAAGTGTTGCTCTACCCATCGTATAAGAAGACCAGCGGCATGAAGCAAACACCACCAGGACAGCAAGCCTATCCACATTATGCCGAGGCATTGGATCCGCCCAATGCTGCCTACtatcagcaacaactgcagcagcagcaacaactgcgccagcaacgtcagcagcagcaacaacagttgtcCTCGGATGAGGAACAGGCTGAACAGCATGCGCATCTGTTGCActtgcagcatcagcagcgtcGCGCTGGCGGACAACAATTGCCAGCACCGCCGCCGCATATGGCGCAGTATCAGCAGGAGTTGATGGCGCAACAacagcgccagcagcaacagcagcagcagcagtataGAAATAAGCATTCCAACTGTGATCTTAGCCAGCAGAACATGGGCTTAGGCATGACCATGGGCATGGGCATGGGCGATGCCTACTACAATCAAGGCGGCGATGGAGGGCCCGTTTATGAGGAGATTTTGAGTAATCGCAACTCGGATGCCCAACACTACGAAGTGGGTGACTTCGATGTGGATGAGGTGTACAACAACAGCGTTGGTACAGGCGTCTTTAACAATATGCgtgccgctgttgttgccggTGGCAGTCGCTATGGTGGCAGCCTCAGTGGTGGCAGCGTTTCCTCcagaaataaacaacaacagcatcagcaccaacaacatctgcagcagcagcaacagaagcaaccAGCACGTCGCTGTGCcgccgatgatgatgatgacgacgatgatgatgagtacGATGATGAGGTGACGGCAGCGGATCAACTGCACGACAGCGTCTGTGATGATGAGGATAATGAGAGCGATCTCGATGATGATACGCATGGACTGCCGCCCCAAAGTGATGAGCGCATGCGTCGCCTAATGGCGCTCCAGGACGAGGATTTTAAGCGGCGGTTTCA GCGCCAACAACGCAAGAATGGCATGCCCATAGATTATGGGGCGTCATCGCAGTCCGCTGCAGCAGCCCATCAGGAGCACAATAATGCGGTTTTTGGGGTTAGCGGCGGCGTTGGTGAGGGCTCCATGCGTGGCGCATaccggcaacaacagcagcagcagctgaatgCCAAGTCACCGAGCGCACGCTTGGCGGTAAATGAGCTATTTGGTCACGGTAATGCCGGACCGCCGCTGCCACCGGCCAATCAGCAGACGCCAGCACAAAAGCGTCAGCAGCTTCAAAAATTATCACCACAGTCCACaacatcatcgtcgtcgcaCACATCGCACAGTAATCCGCAACACGCTCCTCCTGCACACCACCTTCAGAGCCAgcatcatcctcatcatcaacagcagccggCACGCCACTTATCGGCCATGCTGGATGAGAATAATACGGTACGCTGCTATCTGGAGCCGTTGGCCAAGTAA
- the LOC117572774 gene encoding uncharacterized protein LOC117572774, producing MAVEITNSILTLQPAVELEALLPPQSFHWQLEDYAYFHKCGEITTSPDVQCFGFNCAFCPAICLQFSVFIDHIRGHHMQDMRRRYEVADTKIEQTTQTDFNLMLMDMHMDSDVVEPAATANARLDKRMKKSNWTDTMGTMGSTDATVGLLDVDMGLDLAGIVQTTPQTPGGNNNSNNNNNSNVTTLMQLSNAGTTTANATSTTTTTMPAEIDFVYVMENPLPPSPPPSADISSDEQQSPRLLHSMDPFEMLHEANTVQHTTHTTTTPLHTHIQQQQQQQQHTQAQSTLEACSRGAHNVAVSSATPPRYETRRVALQRKLRDAETAKTAEDEQQLQLQQLQQLQLELQEHQQLEENVLELTPPATPPTPVPPTSPTSSVASSIDLKLRTRRELERNREFVCSLLLAYERNEKLWNPKHPDYKYNAKRSVYGELAAPLEAVFQIPLTGAEIFAVLKELRGRYRRELSKLNTLGAKYKSRLWFFEKMHFLRGVIEHKRAEREAKSELTESEKSSETDNESTTKSPQFREVLSCIIDAFRRQESLWNPKHFDYNNCCKKELYREISAELLEELNYEMSGEECYKEIQKLRTRYRKELRMVIKHKGLYLPKLWCYDELEFLHKILQEQIFNKISKKKGVVETNQKTKFIDANCISFSTQEDQLQFVEIYRNYPALWDVDHPDFRSNAYRNQALSQMLEELNTTFQCSSTSAQLEKTLFELRKDFSAQKRKILTNAAGSSSISLLHAKLGEYLDQNIGPFRCGVCNELIKTCDQYKVHRAGHDGTQPFICTLCGKGFQMPCNLTVHIRRHRRDFPYACEQCDKRFATSTEVAIHMRTHTGERPYICDLCGKSFKTWSFFDIHRRTHLNQSTFHCPICDKGFYEKNRFTDHMNAHLNIRKHLCTVCGKTFTTYGNLKKHTELHLAVKKYKCAACGKRFAQFASLRWHRKREHNTEQKEEEEHVVAEVES from the exons ATGGCCGTTGAAATCACAAACTCAATTTTGACACTACAACCCGCCGTGGAGCTGGAGGCATTATTGCCGCCACAATCGTTTCACTGGCAGCTCGAGGACTATGCATATTTTCATAAGTGCGGGGAAATCACAACATCACCAGACGTGCAATGCTTTGGCTTCAATTGCGCCTTTTGTCCGGCCATTTGTCTGCAGTTCTCGGTCTTCATCGATCACATTCGTGGCCATCACATGCAGGACATGCGTCGCCGCTACGAAGTGGCCGATACCAAAATCGAGCAAACAACGCAAACCGATTTCAATCTAATGCTAATGGACATGCACATGGACAGCGATGTAGTTGAGCCAGCGGCCACAGCAAATGCGCGCCTCGATAAACGTATGAAGAAATCCAACTGGACTGATACAATGGGTACAATGGGGTCGACAGACGCCACAGTGGGGTTGTTGGACGTGGACATGGGCTTAGACTTGGCGGGCATTGTACAGACTACACCACAGACACCaggaggcaacaacaatagcaacaacaacaacaacagcaatgtgaCGACCCTCATGCAGCTAAGCAACGCAGGAACAACAACTGCGAACGCGACctcaacgacgacgacgacgatgccaGCCGAAATAGACTTCGTTTATGTTATGGAAAATCCATTGCCACCCTCGCCGCCGCCATCGGCTGACATTTCGAGTGACGAGCAGCAGAGTCCACGATTGCTGCACTCAATGGATCCATTTGAAATGTTGCATGAGGCAAACACAGTACAGCACACAACACATACAACGACAACACCtctgcacacacatatacaacaacaacaacaacaacaacaacacacacaagcacagtCAACGCTGGAGGCATGCTCCAGAGGCGCCCATAATGTTGCTGTCTCTTCTGCAACGCCGCCGCGCTACGAAACGCGACGCGTG GCCTTGCAACGCAAACTGCGCGACGCGGAAACCGCAAAGACTGCAGAAGAcgaacaacaattgcagctgcaacaactacaacaattgcaacttgAATTACAAGAGCATCAGCAGCTGGAGGAGAATGTGCTGGAACTGACGCCGCCAGCAACGCCACCGACTCCAGTACCGCCCACTTCGCCCACAAGCAGCGTCGCCAGCAGCATTGACTTGAAGTTG CGCACGCGTCGAGAACTCGAGCGTAATCGCGAATTCGTCTGCTCTTTATTGCTCGCCTATGAGCGCAATGAGAAACTCTGGAATCCCAAGCATCCCGACTACAAATACAATGCCAAGCGCAGTGTTTACGGTGAATTGGCTGCACCGCTTGAAGCCGTCTTCCAGATACCGCTGACAGGTGCCGAGATCTTTGCCGTGCTCAAGGAACTACGTGGACGATATCGACGCGAGCTGAGCAAACTCAACACGTTGGGCGCCAAGTACAAGTCGCGACTTTGGTTCTTTGAAAAGATGCATTTTCTGCGCGGCGTCATCGAACACAAACGCGCTGAAAGGGAGGCTAAG AGCGAGTTGACAGAAAGCGAAAAGTCCAGTGAGACAGACAACGAGTCGACCACAAAGTCACCTCAATTTCGCGAGGTGCTCAGCTGCATCATTGATGCCTTTCGACGGCAGGAGAGTCTGTGGAATCCCAAGCACTTTGACTacaacaactgctgcaagAAGGAACTGTATCGTGAGATCTCTGCCGAGCTGCTCGAGGAGTTGAACTATGAGATGAGTGGCGAGGAGTGCTACAAGGAGATCCAGAAGTTGCGCACACGCTATCGCAAGGAACTGCGCATGGTGATCAAGCACAAGGGATTGTATCTGCCCAAGCTCTGGTGCTACGATGAGCTGGAGTTTTTGCACAAAATACTGCAGGAGCAGATCTTCAACAAGATCAGCAAA AAAAAAGGCGTGGTGGAGACGAATCAGAAGACCAAATTCATCGACGCCAACTGCATCAGCTTCAGCACGCAAGAGGATCAGCTGCAGTTTGTGGAAATCTATCGGAACTATCCCGCCCTGTGGGATGTGGATCATCCTGACTTTCGTTCCAATGCCTATCGCAATCAGGCGTTGAGTCAAATGCTAGAAGAGCTAAACACAACATTTCAATGCTCCTCTACGTCAGCTCAGCTGGAGAAAACGCTGTTTGAGTTACGCAAAGATTTCTCAGCACAGAAAAGGAAAATCCTAACGAATGCCGCTGGCTCCTCCAGCATTTCACTGCTGCATGCCAAGCTGGGGGAATATCTCGACCAGAACATTGGTCCCTTTCGCTGTGGAGTGTGCAATGAGCTGATCAAGACCTGTGATCAGTACAAAGTGCATCGAGCTGGCCACGATGGCACACAGCCATTTATTTGCACACTGTGCGGCAAGGGATTCCAGATGCCATGCAACCTGACGGTGCACATTCGTCGCCATCGCCGCGACTTTCCCTATGCCTGTGAGCAGTGCGACAAGCGATTTGCCACATCCACCGAGGTGGCCATCCACATGCGCACACACACTGGGGAACGTCCCTACATCTGTGATCTGTGTGGCAAGTCGTTTAAGACGTGGTCATTCTTCGACATCCATCGACGCACGCATCTCAATCAGTCAACGTTCCATTGCCCCATCTGCGATAAGGGTTTCTATGAGAAGAATCGCTTCACCGATCACATGAATGCCCATCTCAACATACGCAAGCATTTGTGCACCGTTTGTGGCAAGACCTTTACCACATATGGCAATCTGAAGAAGCACACCGAACTCCATTTGGCCGTGAAGAAGTACAAGTGTGCAGCTTGTGGCAAACGCTTTGCCCAGTTCGCCAGTTTGCGTTGGCATCGAAAACGCGAGCACAACACCGAAcagaaggaggaggaagaaCACGTCGTCGCTGAGGTGGAGTCATAA
- the LOC117572776 gene encoding fibrinogen-like protein 1: MEKESFFIMLMLLLVIPWTLQGKAAVSSVKKKDPVKDCVIDTKNKTNNCQNTTALPIFNQTVTPKPKLAEFQIEQRKTISITKDDLNDLLDVYMTKLAENAVAINEKEHEIDQLQSLNKTEEDHMKKYQELSDACNAQNVSFATVLNEKDALIKNLRINSSIIETRLKRKQHFMSIYKKLNATNTATIRDLKKRVLYLEARLKERKDDLLADWEAATDSCLPHGNSFGIHLIQLPDFRPFLVPCDGSTVAGAGWTVIQRRLDGSVDFYRNWDEYRKGFGKLTGEFFIGLEKLHRLTTFQPHELYVSLKLFNGTKRYALYEDFVIGSEAEGYELKLLGHYHGDASDALRTHDKMKFSTYDRDHDEFTHMNCAEHHHGAWWYDFCSRSNLNGKYFKRQTDDAQGIFWERWYSYQSLKSVEMLIRPKQS; the protein is encoded by the exons atggaaaagGAAAGCTTTTTCATTATGCTAATGCTGCTGTTAGTTATTCCATGGACCTTGCAAGGCAAGGCAGCCGTTTCTAGTGTGAAGAAAAAGGACCCAGTTAAAGATTGTGTTATAGatacgaaaaataaaacaaacaattgccAAAACACAACAGCTCTTCCAATTTTTAATCAGACGGTGACACCGAAGCCCAAGTTGgctgaatttcaaattgagcAACGCAAGACAATCAGCATCACTAAAGATGATCTCAACGACCTCTTGGATGTTTACATGACCAAATTGGCAGAAAATGCTGTGGCTATAAATGAGAAAGAGCACGAAATTGATCAATTGCAATCGCTTAATAAAACTGAAGAGGATCACATGAAAAAGTATCAGGAACTGTCAGATGCTTGCAATGCTCAAAATGTATCTTTCGCTACCGTTTTAAATGAAAAGGATGCACTCATCaagaatttaagaataaattcaAGTATTATTGAGACGAGACTGAAACGCAAGCAACATTTCAtgagtatatataaaaagctaAATGCAACCAACACGGCAACAATAAGAGATCTTAAGAAAAGAGTGCTCTACTTGGAGGCAAGGCTTAAGGAAAGAAAAGATGATTTACTGGCCGATTGGGAGGCGGCAACCGACAGTTGTCTACCGCATGGAAATTCATTTGGGATACACTTGATACAATTGCCCGACTTTCGACCGTTTTTAGTGCCCTGCGATGGTTCTACTGTAGCCGGAGCTGGCTGGACGGTTATACAGCGACGATTGGATGGATCTGTGGACTTTTATCGCAACTGGGATGAGTATCGCAAAGGATTTGGCAAACTAACTGGCGAGTTCTTTATTGGTCTGGAGAAGCTGCATAGACTGACAACATTTCAACCCCACGAGCTTTACGTCTCGTTGAAACTTTTTAATGGCACCAAGCGATATGCGCTATATGAGGACTTCGTAATCGGAAGCGAGGCGGAGGGCTACGAGTTGAAATTGCTAGGTCATTATCATGGCGACGCCAGCGATGCATTGCGAACTCAtgataaaatgaaattctcgACTTATGATAGGGACCACGACGAGTTTACTCACATGAATTGCGCTGAACATCACCATGGTGCCTGGTGGTATGACTTCTGCTCCCGAAG CAACCTCAATGGAAAGTATTTTAAGAGGCAAACCGATGATGCGCAAGGTATCTTTTGGGAACGTTGGTATAGCTACCAGTCTCTCAAGTCTGTGGAAATGTTGATACGGCCAAAGCAGTcttag